Genomic segment of Agrobacterium larrymoorei:
ATCTTCAATGGCTTGCGAAAGAAGCGCGTTGTCTTCGGATGCGCGCAGAGCCGTTCTCAAATCCGCCGCATCGTCCTGTCCAAGGCACATATAAAGCGTGCCCGTGCAAGTGAGGCGGACGCGATTGCAGCTTTCGCAGAAATTATGCGTCATGGGCGTGATGAAGCCCAGCCGACCGCCGGTTTCCTTCACGTCCACATAGCGAGCCGGACCGCCGGTCTTGAAAGGAATATCGCTGAGTGTGAACTGTTCTTCCAGCGACGCGCGAAGCTGAGACAACGGCAGATAGCGGTCGGTGCGGTCTTCCTCGATCTCGCCCATCGGCATGGTCTCGATGACGGTGAGGTCCATGCCGCGATCATGCGCGAAGCGCATCAGATTGGGAATTTCATGCTCGTTGAAATCCTTCAGCGCAACCGCGTTGATCTTGATCTTGATGCCAGCGGCAAGCGCTGCATCAATGCCTGCCATCACCTTGGAGAAATCGCCCCAGCGGGTGATCTGGCGGAACTTATCCGAGTCCAGTGTATCTAGCGACACATTGATGCGGCGCACGCCGCAATCGTAAAGCTCGGCGGCATGGCCCGCCAGCTGTGAGCCGTTCGTCGTCAGCGTCAGTTCATCCAGCGTACCGGCATAGACATGACGTCCGAGATCACGCACCAGATGCATGATGTTCTTGCGAACCAGCGGCTCGCCGCCTGTCAGCCTCAGCTTGCGCACGCCCTTGGCAATGAAGACGGAACAGAGACGGTTAAGCTCTTCCAGCGTCAGCAAATCCTTCTTAGGAAGGAAGGTCATATGCTCGGACATGCAATAGGTGCAGCGGAAATCGCAGCGGTCCGTTACCGAAACACGCAGATAGGTTATGGCGCGACCAAAGGGGTCAACCATGGGCGCGGTGCTCTCCGTCAGGGTCTCCGCTTGCGCGAGTGGTCCGAGGAAGCTGTTCAACCTGAAATCTCCGTTTGCATTCTATGCTGTCTTTGGGG
This window contains:
- the moaA gene encoding GTP 3',8-cyclase MoaA, producing MVDPFGRAITYLRVSVTDRCDFRCTYCMSEHMTFLPKKDLLTLEELNRLCSVFIAKGVRKLRLTGGEPLVRKNIMHLVRDLGRHVYAGTLDELTLTTNGSQLAGHAAELYDCGVRRINVSLDTLDSDKFRQITRWGDFSKVMAGIDAALAAGIKIKINAVALKDFNEHEIPNLMRFAHDRGMDLTVIETMPMGEIEEDRTDRYLPLSQLRASLEEQFTLSDIPFKTGGPARYVDVKETGGRLGFITPMTHNFCESCNRVRLTCTGTLYMCLGQDDAADLRTALRASEDNALLSQAIEDAILRKPKGHDFVIDRTHKRPAVARHMSVTGG